A window of the Palaeococcus ferrophilus DSM 13482 genome harbors these coding sequences:
- a CDS encoding NAD(P)/FAD-dependent oxidoreductase → MALVGIIGAGIGGIATAVQLARYGIESVVFEKERIGGLIRNAYSVENTMFFPDGIKGKEVVEILEEYVRKYGLRIIYEEVKGVRKRDELFEVETPRGTYRFKYLVIATGTRPKKLPFEGVVYHVAEVPRRHYGRVLIIGGGDVAFDYALTMSEMADEVIVLMRSEPKALPYLQEFVKRRSNIKTLMGQVWEIRPKNGEEKLLAVTSAGNFEVNLVLGAIGRTPNIELVEGLKDENLFLVGDVKNGIYRQTALAIADGIRTAMTIWRREKYGDTE, encoded by the coding sequence ATGGCTCTCGTCGGAATAATCGGGGCGGGGATAGGCGGAATAGCGACTGCCGTCCAGCTCGCCCGCTATGGGATAGAGAGCGTGGTGTTCGAGAAAGAGCGCATCGGCGGCCTGATAAGGAACGCCTACTCCGTCGAGAACACGATGTTCTTCCCCGACGGGATAAAGGGCAAGGAGGTCGTTGAGATACTGGAGGAGTACGTGAGGAAGTACGGCCTGAGGATCATTTACGAGGAGGTCAAGGGGGTCAGGAAGAGGGATGAGCTTTTCGAGGTCGAGACACCCAGGGGGACGTACCGCTTCAAGTACCTTGTCATAGCCACAGGAACCAGGCCGAAAAAGCTTCCCTTTGAAGGAGTGGTTTATCACGTGGCCGAGGTTCCAAGGCGGCACTACGGGAGGGTTCTGATAATAGGCGGCGGCGACGTGGCCTTCGACTACGCCCTGACAATGAGCGAGATGGCCGATGAGGTGATAGTCCTCATGAGGAGCGAGCCGAAGGCGCTCCCCTACCTTCAGGAATTCGTGAAGAGGCGTTCAAACATCAAAACCCTGATGGGACAGGTCTGGGAAATTCGGCCCAAAAACGGGGAGGAAAAGCTTTTAGCCGTGACCAGTGCCGGTAACTTTGAGGTCAACCTTGTGCTCGGGGCCATAGGAAGAACCCCGAACATCGAACTCGTAGAAGGACTGAAGGACGAGAACCTTTTCCTCGTGGGGGACGTTAAGAACGGAATCTACCGCCAGACGGCCCTCGCGATAGCCGATGGAATAAGAACCGCGATGACGATCTGGAGGAGGGAGAAGTATGGAGATACTGAGTGA
- a CDS encoding radical SAM protein: MEILSEVGDPRVAVVYIGKTSKGNIVEFVESIPTYDPAEKWVLIVSSLNGCPVGCKMCDAGFFYKGRLDLDELMEQIEYPIAKRWGGKPKTRKFKVQFARMGEPSFNMAVLEAMRLLGERYENFHPSLSTIAPIGTEGFFERLLELKKELFRNNFQLQFSIHSTNPEQRDEIIPVRKWDFERIAEYGMAFYDEGGKKITLNFALARENEADASVIAEHFPREYFLIKITPLNPTVSTLKNRLTNDVDLETGLPRRHRRFVDELRRLGYDVIISVGDTRENLIGSNCGQYILRFLKERPELREAYTFARGFEFRVS; encoded by the coding sequence ATGGAGATACTGAGTGAGGTTGGAGACCCCAGAGTGGCGGTCGTTTACATCGGAAAGACCTCTAAGGGCAACATCGTGGAGTTCGTCGAATCAATCCCGACCTACGACCCGGCGGAGAAGTGGGTGCTCATAGTCTCATCCCTCAACGGCTGCCCCGTTGGGTGCAAGATGTGCGACGCTGGCTTCTTCTACAAGGGGAGGCTCGATCTGGACGAGCTGATGGAGCAGATAGAGTACCCGATAGCCAAGCGCTGGGGAGGGAAGCCGAAGACAAGGAAGTTCAAGGTGCAGTTCGCCAGGATGGGCGAGCCGAGCTTCAACATGGCCGTGTTAGAGGCTATGCGCCTCCTCGGCGAGCGCTACGAGAACTTCCACCCATCGCTCTCGACGATAGCCCCGATAGGGACGGAGGGGTTCTTTGAGAGACTCCTCGAGCTGAAGAAGGAGCTCTTTAGGAATAACTTCCAGCTCCAGTTCTCGATACACTCGACGAACCCGGAGCAGAGGGACGAGATAATCCCGGTCAGGAAGTGGGACTTCGAGAGGATAGCCGAGTACGGAATGGCCTTCTACGACGAGGGCGGCAAGAAGATAACCCTGAACTTCGCCCTCGCGAGGGAGAATGAGGCGGACGCTTCCGTGATAGCGGAGCACTTCCCGAGGGAGTACTTCCTCATCAAGATAACGCCGCTCAACCCGACGGTCAGCACCCTCAAAAACAGGCTCACGAACGACGTTGACCTCGAGACGGGGCTGCCGAGGAGACACAGAAGGTTCGTTGATGAGCTTAGGAGGCTCGGCTACGACGTCATAATCTCAGTCGGGGACACGAGGGAGAACCTCATCGGCTCGAACTGCGGCCAGTACATCCTGAGGTTTTTGAAGGAGAGGCCCGAGCTAAGAGAAGCTTACACGTTCGCGAGGGGCTTTGAGTTCAGGGTGAGCTGA
- a CDS encoding ABC transporter permease, translated as MGAVGNIALKEVYVQLRTKRFYVILAIFIILSVAMVLVMRKVLLSIPEMEELYRGASPFKVMLTSSFSNVLQLLLPFLGGAMGYDIINRELEEGTIRSLLSKPVYRDEVVNGKFLGSAVTLFLGVTMFYVLTIALALLLGVPVGGDDALVFLTTMPFSLVYTLIFLAIGMLVSALVRKPTNALILVIVLIIFLQLVYPMVTSLVAFAIYHDEFMAYAENPGSAAIPEDYYKTVMRMNYIVPSTHYGAVVGALLGVKMDYTSLNFMEEGIFEERSITESLSLVWQNIVTMVVMLLLPFAVTYLRFMRMDLR; from the coding sequence ATGGGAGCCGTTGGGAACATTGCATTGAAGGAGGTCTACGTTCAGCTCAGGACGAAGCGTTTCTACGTCATCCTGGCAATCTTCATCATCCTCTCCGTGGCCATGGTGCTCGTCATGAGGAAGGTGCTCCTCAGCATCCCGGAGATGGAAGAACTCTACAGGGGCGCGAGCCCCTTCAAGGTCATGCTAACGAGCTCATTCTCAAACGTCCTTCAGCTCCTCCTCCCCTTCCTCGGCGGGGCCATGGGTTACGACATAATAAACCGCGAACTCGAGGAGGGAACCATAAGGAGCCTCCTGAGCAAGCCTGTTTACAGGGACGAGGTGGTGAACGGGAAGTTCCTGGGCTCGGCGGTAACTCTCTTCCTCGGCGTGACCATGTTCTACGTACTCACCATAGCCCTCGCACTGCTCCTCGGCGTGCCCGTTGGAGGGGATGACGCATTGGTGTTCCTCACTACAATGCCGTTCTCCCTCGTTTACACGCTCATATTCCTCGCCATTGGCATGCTCGTGTCAGCCCTCGTCAGAAAACCCACAAACGCTCTCATATTAGTCATCGTGCTGATAATCTTCCTCCAGCTGGTGTACCCGATGGTGACGAGCCTCGTGGCCTTCGCCATCTACCATGACGAGTTCATGGCATACGCAGAGAACCCAGGGAGCGCCGCGATACCGGAGGACTACTACAAAACGGTGATGAGGATGAACTACATCGTCCCCTCAACCCACTACGGGGCCGTCGTGGGTGCCCTCCTCGGGGTGAAGATGGACTATACGAGTTTAAACTTCATGGAGGAGGGCATATTCGAGGAGCGTTCCATAACAGAAAGCTTAAGCCTTGTATGGCAGAATATTGTCACTATGGTCGTGATGCTGCTCCTCCCGTTCGCGGTCACGTACCTCCGCTTCATGAGGATGGATTTGAGGTGA
- a CDS encoding DNA mismatch repair protein, with product MTLKLNPEAREVYRAIREEIRKRLVLEGSSPLLDKFEPTGDVGELLRRRNYLREHLPTISPEIGEYLSRVRPIRFRRDYLHDRVLLVDGEELEAAEKLALCDVSTNPEEVEGYPLVLSTVGYGFDVELSPAEVAPELYIMPLWENRETLRALAIIGKLTGRESVAVRILRELEPLREVMEKRAALDGLEELVAEKERELNEKISEKLERFSLTLSGKELLEFLNELKEGNYEAIFSHFGRMEDEILNLINRAEDELSERLGLSVELFSREEIYPLAVPPERVEALRAELERQLKVELYMRSREILERVRNYIPALRKELSRVHELDFLLAVRRFTEGFVFPEFGEGVGFVNGRHLFIGNPQPVSYTVGRALELEGTAGERVVILTGANSGGKTSLLELITQVSVLAHMGLPVPAEKAVVEPLDEIFFFRRKRSAYGAGAFETALRSFVRALKGEGRKLILIDEFEAITEPGAAVKIIGELLKVAHEKGFYVVIVSHLGEDLKKELPFARVDGVEAKGLDEKLNLIVDRQPKFGRLGRSTPELIVERLARKKRGKEREIFERVLGAFRDSGPD from the coding sequence ATGACGCTCAAACTCAACCCCGAGGCAAGGGAGGTATACCGTGCGATCCGTGAGGAGATAAGGAAGAGGTTAGTGCTGGAAGGAAGCTCCCCCCTCCTGGACAAATTCGAGCCAACCGGCGATGTTGGCGAGCTCCTCCGCAGGCGGAACTACCTCAGGGAGCACCTCCCCACGATAAGCCCGGAGATAGGGGAGTACCTCTCCAGGGTCAGGCCGATCCGCTTCCGCAGGGACTACCTCCACGACAGGGTTCTTCTCGTTGACGGGGAAGAGCTTGAGGCCGCTGAAAAGCTGGCTCTCTGCGACGTTTCAACGAATCCTGAGGAGGTGGAGGGCTATCCCCTCGTGCTGAGCACCGTCGGCTACGGCTTCGATGTTGAGCTCAGCCCCGCCGAGGTTGCCCCGGAGCTCTACATAATGCCCCTCTGGGAGAACAGGGAAACCCTAAGGGCTTTGGCTATCATAGGGAAGCTCACGGGGAGGGAGAGCGTTGCCGTTAGAATCCTCCGCGAGCTGGAGCCCCTGAGGGAGGTCATGGAGAAGAGAGCGGCTCTGGACGGACTTGAGGAACTTGTAGCGGAGAAGGAGCGCGAGCTCAACGAGAAAATTTCGGAGAAGCTTGAGAGGTTTTCCCTCACGCTCAGCGGGAAGGAGCTGCTCGAGTTCCTAAACGAGCTCAAGGAGGGCAACTACGAGGCCATCTTCTCCCACTTCGGCAGGATGGAGGACGAGATATTGAACCTGATAAACAGGGCCGAGGACGAGCTGAGCGAGAGGCTTGGATTGAGCGTGGAGCTCTTCTCCCGGGAGGAGATATACCCCCTTGCCGTCCCCCCCGAAAGGGTGGAGGCGCTTAGGGCTGAGCTTGAGAGGCAGCTCAAGGTTGAGCTCTACATGAGGAGCAGGGAAATCCTTGAGAGGGTCAGGAACTACATACCCGCCCTCAGAAAGGAGCTCTCGAGGGTTCACGAGCTTGACTTCCTCCTTGCGGTCAGACGCTTCACGGAGGGGTTTGTTTTTCCCGAGTTCGGCGAGGGTGTGGGGTTCGTTAACGGAAGGCACCTCTTCATAGGGAACCCCCAGCCGGTTAGCTATACCGTTGGGAGGGCCCTTGAGCTTGAGGGCACCGCCGGCGAGAGGGTTGTCATACTCACGGGGGCGAACAGCGGTGGAAAGACGTCCCTGCTCGAGCTGATAACGCAGGTGAGTGTGCTCGCGCACATGGGGCTTCCCGTGCCGGCGGAGAAAGCGGTGGTGGAGCCCCTGGATGAGATTTTCTTCTTCAGGAGAAAGAGGAGTGCCTACGGGGCGGGGGCGTTTGAAACTGCCCTACGCTCGTTCGTTCGTGCCCTCAAGGGCGAGGGGAGAAAACTCATACTCATAGACGAGTTCGAGGCGATAACGGAACCCGGTGCCGCCGTCAAGATAATCGGCGAGCTGCTTAAAGTAGCCCACGAGAAGGGCTTCTACGTCGTCATAGTGTCCCATCTGGGCGAAGACCTCAAGAAGGAGCTCCCCTTCGCGAGGGTTGATGGTGTAGAGGCGAAGGGACTGGATGAAAAGCTCAACCTCATAGTTGACAGGCAGCCGAAGTTCGGGAGGCTCGGAAGGAGCACCCCGGAGCTCATCGTGGAGAGGCTCGCGAGGAAGAAGCGCGGAAAGGAAAGGGAGATTTTCGAGAGGGTCCTGGGGGCGTTTAGGGACTCGGGTCCAGACTAG
- the moaC gene encoding cyclic pyranopterin monophosphate synthase MoaC, translating into MGRELTHVDEKGVKMVEVGHKGEVFRKAVAKGRIKLKPETIELIKAGKTKKGNVIAAAQIAGILAVKRTPELIPLCHPIPLTGVDISFEFGDDYIEATCEVRATYKTGVEMEALTGVSVALLTIWDMVKAVEKDERGQYPVTRIEGIHVVEKVKEPPS; encoded by the coding sequence ATGGGAAGGGAACTAACCCACGTTGACGAGAAGGGCGTTAAGATGGTCGAGGTCGGCCACAAGGGAGAAGTTTTTAGGAAGGCGGTCGCAAAGGGCAGGATAAAGCTGAAGCCAGAGACTATTGAGCTGATCAAAGCGGGAAAGACGAAGAAGGGTAACGTGATAGCGGCCGCACAGATAGCCGGAATCCTCGCGGTGAAGAGGACGCCTGAACTCATCCCCCTGTGCCACCCTATACCGCTAACCGGCGTGGATATCTCCTTCGAGTTTGGCGATGACTACATCGAGGCCACCTGCGAGGTCCGCGCCACGTACAAGACGGGCGTCGAGATGGAGGCCCTAACCGGCGTAAGCGTCGCCCTGCTGACGATATGGGACATGGTCAAGGCGGTGGAGAAGGACGAGAGGGGTCAGTACCCTGTGACGAGGATAGAGGGCATCCACGTGGTGGAGAAGGTTAAAGAGCCCCCTTCCTGA
- a CDS encoding ABC transporter ATP-binding protein translates to MYAIEIENLTKSYGDFKAVDGLSLKVEDGITFGFLGPNGAGKTTTILSMIGLIIPDSGEIRILGRDVFKEPVEVKKRIGYLPENATIYEELTAWKNLDFFANFFNFSRAEKEKRIEELLKLVGLWDVRYRKVKTFSKGMKQRLLLAQTLINDPEVLILDEPTSGLDPEGAFLVKNIVREERKKGKTVFFSSHILSEVEELSDRVGILVGGKLRALGSLEDIKRQFMELEGYEITVEAKGPIPELDLEDVTRMERVADNKVIIFAKDDIRDQVSERLSKMGVLITRLDVEEPSLEDVFLRTVYKRE, encoded by the coding sequence ATGTACGCGATAGAGATTGAAAACCTCACGAAATCCTACGGGGACTTCAAGGCCGTTGACGGCTTAAGCCTGAAAGTTGAAGATGGGATAACCTTCGGGTTCCTAGGGCCCAACGGAGCCGGAAAGACCACCACGATACTCAGCATGATCGGTCTCATAATCCCGGACTCCGGCGAGATAAGGATACTCGGAAGGGACGTCTTCAAGGAGCCCGTGGAGGTTAAGAAGCGCATAGGCTACCTACCGGAGAACGCCACCATCTACGAGGAGCTTACCGCGTGGAAGAACCTCGACTTCTTCGCCAACTTCTTCAACTTCAGCAGGGCGGAGAAGGAGAAGCGCATAGAGGAACTCCTGAAGCTGGTTGGCCTCTGGGACGTCCGCTACAGAAAGGTCAAAACGTTCTCAAAGGGTATGAAGCAGCGTCTCCTCCTGGCCCAGACGCTTATAAACGACCCCGAGGTTTTAATCCTCGACGAGCCCACCAGCGGTCTCGACCCGGAGGGCGCGTTCCTCGTTAAGAACATCGTCAGGGAGGAGAGGAAGAAAGGGAAGACGGTCTTCTTCTCAAGCCACATCCTGAGTGAGGTTGAAGAGCTCAGCGATAGGGTCGGAATCCTCGTGGGAGGGAAGCTCCGCGCCCTTGGCTCCCTTGAGGACATCAAGAGGCAGTTTATGGAGCTTGAAGGGTACGAGATAACCGTGGAGGCGAAAGGGCCAATACCAGAGCTCGACCTTGAGGATGTCACGAGGATGGAGAGGGTCGCCGACAACAAGGTTATTATATTTGCAAAGGATGATATTAGAGACCAGGTTTCGGAGCGGCTCTCAAAGATGGGCGTGCTCATAACACGCCTCGATGTGGAGGAGCCGAGCCTTGAGGACGTGTTCCTCAGGACCGTCTACAAAAGGGAGTGA